One segment of Synechococcus sp. A15-24 DNA contains the following:
- a CDS encoding DUF721 domain-containing protein → MAIAPDGQRHKLRGVELLQQAPPTPASPLGDCLDRLRQDWRRDGSLASLWQDWPSIAGDLLATHCRPLSLQRGVLTVGASHPQWRQALQYNKPQLISSLNRAGHPVRDLRIQQHHTGSTAPLPSETDIWSRHPSRTDIHGMGTCPQCHRPAPNGEMSLWSCCGFCHRQRLSEG, encoded by the coding sequence ATGGCCATCGCTCCAGACGGACAACGTCACAAACTTCGCGGCGTTGAACTGCTCCAGCAGGCCCCGCCGACTCCGGCATCCCCCCTAGGAGACTGCCTCGACCGCCTACGTCAGGACTGGCGGCGGGACGGCAGCCTCGCCAGCCTGTGGCAGGACTGGCCCTCGATTGCAGGCGACCTTCTGGCGACGCACTGTCGCCCGTTGTCCCTCCAGCGAGGCGTGCTCACGGTCGGTGCAAGTCATCCCCAGTGGCGTCAGGCTCTGCAATACAACAAGCCGCAGCTGATCAGTTCTCTCAACAGGGCTGGGCACCCGGTGCGGGATCTACGTATTCAGCAGCATCACACCGGCAGCACCGCCCCACTGCCCAGTGAGACAGACATCTGGTCCCGCCATCCCAGCCGGACCGATATCCACGGCATGGGCACCTGTCCGCAGTGCCACAGACCGGCCCCGAATGGCGAAATGTCGTTGTGGAGCTGCTGCGGTTTCTGCCATCGCCAACGCCTGAGCGAAGGCTGA
- a CDS encoding glycosyltransferase family 39 protein: protein MVVISGRRHLGVLALVLALGVLINLWRLGATGVVDETPPLFAAAGQAMTQTGDWLTPRVNGLPRFDKPPLVYWLMALGYSLPGQMVWDPLGSWAARLPSALSSVAVMLVLGDTLLRWPPVGPRRPVAAALTAALCFGLSPLVLVWSRTAVSDALLCGLLAISLMLQWRRFAAPERHRWWPAWLVLGLAVLAKGPVAVVLTGLTLLLFSALRRDLATPWSRLRPLPGLALTALVSLPWYAVELLVEGQPFWDSFFGYHNLQRFTSVVNDHLQPWWFFGPVMLVAAMPFSPLLLLGLARIPRQRTSPDQSLHQFAGCWLLAVLLLFTTAATKLPSYWLPATPAAALLICFALGRRDRWLALAWASSLALMLLLAVGFWCAPLWVPLINDPEMPTLASDLLASGLVWRAAGWFSWAAVLGLVVWRWAPVVRLLSVQLSLVCFHLTAVIPIAELADQLRQLPVRQATQTLVDQQRPQEPLAMVGAMKPSVHFYGGQVILFEGRSNGALVNLADRLSKEQRRGWRGVPLQSPDASPTVLLIIDEGTRRQKHWRGLQQERLGRFGVYSVWRVERTRLNDRAAELMADGVDADWQKPRPERF from the coding sequence GTGGTGGTGATCTCCGGCCGCCGGCATCTGGGTGTGCTGGCCTTGGTGCTGGCCCTCGGGGTTCTGATCAACCTGTGGAGACTCGGTGCCACCGGTGTGGTGGATGAAACGCCGCCCTTGTTCGCAGCGGCTGGCCAGGCCATGACCCAGACCGGCGATTGGCTGACACCCCGGGTGAACGGCCTGCCGCGTTTCGATAAACCGCCTCTGGTGTATTGGCTGATGGCCCTGGGCTACAGCCTGCCGGGCCAGATGGTCTGGGATCCGCTTGGCAGCTGGGCGGCGCGGTTGCCTTCGGCTTTGTCCAGCGTGGCGGTGATGCTGGTATTGGGCGACACTCTCTTGCGGTGGCCTCCGGTGGGACCACGGCGGCCCGTGGCTGCTGCGTTAACGGCTGCCCTGTGTTTCGGTCTCTCGCCGTTGGTTCTGGTCTGGAGTCGCACGGCCGTCAGTGATGCCCTGTTGTGCGGACTGCTCGCCATCAGCCTGATGCTGCAATGGCGGCGGTTTGCAGCACCCGAGCGTCACCGCTGGTGGCCGGCCTGGTTGGTGCTGGGTCTGGCGGTTCTGGCGAAAGGGCCGGTGGCGGTGGTGCTCACAGGACTCACCCTGTTGTTGTTCAGCGCCCTGAGGCGTGATCTGGCCACGCCCTGGAGTCGTCTGAGACCACTTCCCGGTCTCGCTCTGACGGCCTTGGTGAGCCTGCCCTGGTACGCCGTGGAACTGCTGGTGGAGGGCCAGCCGTTCTGGGATAGTTTTTTTGGGTATCACAACCTTCAGCGCTTCACGAGCGTTGTCAATGACCATCTGCAGCCCTGGTGGTTCTTTGGCCCCGTGATGCTGGTGGCGGCCATGCCCTTCTCCCCGTTGCTGTTGCTGGGATTGGCCCGTATCCCCCGACAGCGAACATCACCAGACCAGTCCTTGCATCAGTTCGCGGGCTGCTGGTTGCTGGCGGTGCTGCTGCTGTTCACCACGGCGGCGACCAAGTTGCCCAGCTACTGGCTTCCAGCAACACCGGCTGCGGCGCTGCTGATCTGTTTTGCGCTCGGGCGTCGGGATCGCTGGCTTGCTTTGGCCTGGGCCAGCTCTTTGGCGCTAATGCTGCTACTGGCGGTCGGCTTCTGGTGTGCGCCGCTCTGGGTCCCGCTGATCAACGACCCGGAAATGCCGACCCTGGCATCTGATCTTCTGGCCAGTGGCCTGGTGTGGCGCGCGGCTGGATGGTTCAGCTGGGCGGCTGTGCTGGGGTTGGTGGTCTGGCGATGGGCTCCTGTCGTCCGATTGCTTTCGGTGCAGCTCTCGCTGGTCTGTTTTCACCTCACAGCAGTGATTCCGATTGCCGAATTGGCTGACCAATTGCGGCAGCTTCCGGTTCGGCAGGCCACTCAGACCCTGGTGGATCAGCAGCGGCCCCAGGAGCCGCTGGCCATGGTCGGCGCCATGAAACCTTCGGTTCACTTCTACGGCGGTCAGGTGATCCTGTTCGAGGGGCGATCCAATGGTGCTCTTGTGAACCTGGCGGATCGGCTGTCGAAGGAGCAACGTCGCGGCTGGCGAGGAGTTCCTTTGCAGTCTCCTGACGCCTCTCCGACCGTTCTGTTGATCATTGATGAGGGGACACGCCGGCAGAAACACTGGCGAGGGTTGCAGCAGGAGAGGCTTGGTCGTTTTGGGGTTTACTCCGTCTGGCGGGTAGAGCGGACACGCCTGAACGATCGTGCAGCGGAACTGATGGCTGATGGGGTTGATGCCGACTGGCAGAAGCCTCGACCGGAGCGGTTCTGA
- a CDS encoding biotin--[acetyl-CoA-carboxylase] ligase, with translation MTWTARPHRCGGRQLALHHRRFRTKHLGTWNLRWLPVCSSTEISLAEWLQETSDLARPRAVVAGRQRRGVGQRGRHWQSPTGGVWLSAAMPWPGQSATAAGLLGLAVALELANRLERQGVPVQIKWPNDLLVEGRKLAGVLPRLVHRGPQLRLVRCGIGLNVMNTVPTGAIALRELLPRSDASVEIWVGELLLSLERSLQLLAGSSAWLQLVEDRLWSDQVSSSDNGPSWTIEGLSPRGGLLLRRGQQRTEWIRWP, from the coding sequence ATGACCTGGACGGCTCGACCGCACCGCTGTGGAGGGCGTCAGCTGGCATTGCATCATCGACGATTCAGGACTAAACACCTGGGGACATGGAATCTGCGCTGGCTTCCGGTGTGCAGCAGCACCGAGATCAGCCTTGCCGAATGGCTTCAGGAAACATCGGATCTGGCGCGGCCCCGAGCAGTCGTGGCAGGCCGTCAGCGGCGAGGCGTTGGTCAGCGCGGTCGCCACTGGCAGTCGCCAACCGGTGGGGTCTGGCTGAGTGCCGCCATGCCCTGGCCAGGACAGTCCGCCACGGCAGCGGGTCTGCTAGGCCTTGCTGTTGCCCTGGAGCTTGCCAACCGGCTGGAGCGCCAGGGCGTTCCGGTTCAGATCAAGTGGCCCAATGACCTACTGGTGGAGGGGCGCAAGCTGGCGGGGGTGCTGCCGCGACTGGTGCACCGCGGGCCACAGCTGAGGCTGGTGCGCTGTGGTATTGGGCTGAATGTCATGAACACTGTCCCCACCGGTGCCATTGCCCTGCGTGAACTGCTGCCAAGGTCTGATGCTTCCGTTGAGATCTGGGTGGGTGAACTGCTGCTGTCGCTGGAGCGCAGTCTGCAGTTGCTGGCTGGATCTTCCGCCTGGCTTCAGTTGGTGGAGGACCGTCTCTGGAGCGATCAGGTCTCCAGTTCAGACAACGGACCGTCCTGGACGATCGAAGGCTTGTCGCCCCGCGGCGGCCTGCTCCTGCGACGTGGGCAACAGCGAACGGAGTGGATTCGCTGGCCTTAA
- the trxA gene encoding thioredoxin has protein sequence MVADFTDAGFASEVLQAPGTVLVDFWAPWCGPCRLMAPLMDWAADTYGERLTVGKLEVDGNPSTRDAYEVQGIPTLILYRDGEVIARHEGAIAKPQLQAFLDANL, from the coding sequence TTGGTCGCTGATTTCACTGACGCCGGGTTTGCCTCCGAAGTGCTTCAGGCACCTGGAACAGTTCTGGTTGATTTCTGGGCACCATGGTGCGGCCCCTGCCGGCTGATGGCTCCCCTGATGGACTGGGCTGCTGACACCTATGGCGAGCGCTTGACGGTTGGGAAGCTGGAAGTCGATGGCAACCCATCGACCCGCGATGCCTACGAGGTGCAGGGCATTCCCACCCTCATCCTTTATCGCGACGGTGAAGTGATCGCACGCCATGAAGGGGCGATTGCCAAGCCTCAGCTGCAGGCATTCCTGGATGCCAACCTCTAG
- a CDS encoding glycosyltransferase, which translates to MTSRPLDLILVSTPIGGLGSGRGGGVELTLSSLLKGLVDRGHRVRLIAAEGSRLPEGCEAVELLTAQGLDQPSWQHLDGESPVLIPRAGLLPRFLDISLEIGAEADAVINFGYDWLPLWITPHVSQRLFHLISMGAVADVMRDQIEALASWDQQRLAFHTARQAADFRLPQPPRVVGNGFDLSRYQFRREAGGPLGWAGRVAPEKGLEDAAAAAAALGEQLLVWGLREDPAYAEAVEAMVPTGTLQWRGFLPTADLQEELGRCRALINTPKWNEAYGNVVVEAQACGVPVVAYDRGGPGELVQSGQTGFLVEPDNVSALSDALKRVPELDRADCRAWVEANATQEVFARRVEDWILAGLSSLP; encoded by the coding sequence ATGACCTCTCGCCCCCTCGATTTGATCCTGGTCAGTACTCCGATCGGTGGGTTGGGGAGTGGTCGGGGCGGTGGTGTTGAACTGACCCTGAGCTCACTGCTCAAGGGGCTGGTGGATCGAGGCCACCGGGTTCGGCTGATCGCTGCGGAGGGCTCGCGGCTGCCGGAGGGCTGCGAGGCTGTGGAGCTGCTGACTGCCCAGGGTCTGGATCAACCCAGCTGGCAGCACCTCGATGGGGAATCCCCGGTGTTGATCCCCCGTGCTGGGCTGTTGCCACGCTTCCTCGACATCTCTCTTGAGATCGGTGCGGAAGCCGATGCCGTGATCAACTTCGGCTACGACTGGCTGCCGCTGTGGATCACGCCCCACGTCTCTCAGCGGCTTTTTCACTTGATCTCGATGGGTGCCGTGGCCGATGTGATGCGGGATCAGATCGAGGCGCTGGCGTCTTGGGATCAGCAGCGACTGGCTTTTCACACGGCTCGTCAGGCGGCGGACTTCCGGCTTCCTCAACCGCCACGGGTGGTGGGCAACGGCTTTGATTTATCCCGGTATCAATTCCGCCGAGAGGCCGGCGGACCTCTGGGCTGGGCTGGTCGCGTGGCGCCGGAGAAAGGACTGGAGGATGCCGCTGCGGCAGCAGCGGCCTTGGGGGAGCAGTTGCTGGTGTGGGGGTTGCGGGAGGACCCTGCTTACGCAGAGGCGGTGGAGGCGATGGTGCCAACGGGAACCCTTCAATGGCGTGGATTCCTGCCTACCGCTGATCTGCAGGAGGAACTGGGGCGTTGCCGGGCCCTGATTAACACGCCCAAGTGGAATGAGGCCTACGGCAATGTGGTGGTGGAGGCTCAGGCCTGTGGCGTGCCAGTAGTGGCCTATGACCGCGGAGGTCCGGGCGAACTGGTGCAGTCGGGGCAGACGGGTTTCCTCGTGGAGCCTGACAACGTCTCAGCACTGTCGGATGCTCTGAAACGCGTTCCAGAGCTGGATCGTGCCGACTGTCGCGCCTGGGTGGAGGCGAATGCCACGCAGGAGGTCTTCGCCCGTCGCGTCGAAGACTGGATCCTGGCGGGACTTTCATCGTTGCCCTGA
- a CDS encoding aminotransferase class I/II-fold pyridoxal phosphate-dependent enzyme — protein MPTSRRLEALGNGVFARTDRAKQAHRDKPGLPPLIDLSLGSTDLQPPDEIIRCMAAAMTDPASSAYCLEAGTAPFQQAVAAWCQRRFGVEVDPQRQVQLLVGSQEGTAHLPLAILDPGDHALLLDPSYPSHRGGLVLAGASICSLPLSQEQDWLPDFDAIRPELWDQLKLFVLGYPHNPTARVGNQELLDQAMARGCRHQLVIANDNPYVDLALEGEAPSLLRSPGWNDWGIEFFSLSKGWCLGGFRLAFAIGAEPLITALRQVKGVVDFNQSLALQQGAIQALTRWADWPRSLHGKYCERRDRVLSVLRGGGWSCPTPGMAMYLWLPLPADAGVRKLDDETFASHVLQHSGVALTPGSGFGEGGKGWLRMALVRPTDELEDAARRLVAAVP, from the coding sequence ATGCCAACCTCTAGGCGTCTTGAGGCCCTTGGTAACGGTGTTTTTGCGCGCACCGACCGGGCGAAACAGGCCCATCGGGACAAACCAGGCCTTCCACCTCTGATCGATCTCTCCCTCGGGTCGACAGATTTACAGCCGCCTGACGAGATTATCCGCTGCATGGCGGCGGCAATGACTGACCCTGCTAGTTCCGCGTATTGCCTTGAAGCGGGGACAGCACCGTTCCAACAGGCGGTGGCAGCCTGGTGTCAGCGCCGATTCGGGGTGGAGGTCGACCCCCAACGTCAGGTTCAGCTGCTGGTCGGCTCCCAAGAGGGAACAGCCCATCTCCCCCTCGCCATTCTTGACCCGGGGGACCATGCGCTCCTCCTCGATCCTTCTTATCCATCCCATCGCGGTGGGCTTGTGCTGGCAGGAGCCTCGATCTGCAGCTTGCCTCTGTCTCAGGAGCAGGACTGGCTCCCTGATTTCGACGCCATCCGCCCTGAGCTCTGGGATCAGCTGAAGCTGTTCGTTCTCGGTTACCCCCACAACCCAACCGCCAGGGTGGGAAACCAGGAGCTGTTGGATCAGGCGATGGCCCGTGGTTGTCGCCATCAGCTGGTGATTGCCAACGACAATCCCTACGTGGATCTTGCCTTGGAGGGAGAGGCCCCATCGCTGTTGAGAAGTCCTGGTTGGAATGACTGGGGTATTGAATTCTTCTCCCTGTCCAAAGGCTGGTGCCTTGGCGGATTTCGGCTGGCCTTCGCCATTGGCGCCGAACCCTTGATCACCGCCCTGCGTCAGGTGAAAGGCGTGGTGGATTTCAACCAGTCGTTGGCGTTGCAACAGGGGGCGATCCAGGCCCTGACCCGATGGGCTGATTGGCCCCGCAGCCTGCATGGCAAGTATTGCGAGCGTCGGGATCGCGTTTTGTCGGTGTTGCGGGGCGGTGGCTGGTCCTGTCCCACTCCAGGGATGGCCATGTATCTCTGGTTGCCATTGCCAGCTGATGCTGGCGTCCGGAAGCTTGACGATGAAACCTTTGCCAGCCATGTGCTGCAACACTCCGGCGTCGCACTTACCCCGGGCTCCGGTTTCGGTGAAGGGGGTAAGGGCTGGTTGCGGATGGCTTTGGTGCGTCCAACGGATGAGCTTGAGGACGCTGCCCGACGGTTGGTGGCTGCTGTCCCATGA
- a CDS encoding PspA/IM30 family protein, which produces MGFFDRLGRLVRANANAAVSSMEDPSKILDQSVADMQSDLVKLRQAVALAIASQKRLRSQAEQASSQATTWYERAELALKKGEEDLAREALTRRKTFQETATSLNAQVQSQDGQVDTLKKSLVALEGKIAEAKTKKDMLKARAQAAQAQQQLQSAVGNIGTNSAMAAFERMEEKVEAMEATGQAAAELAGADLESQFAALEGGSDVDDELAALRNQLKGGPEAVALPASEQSQAVTPVKVEEVDADLEDLKRSIDKL; this is translated from the coding sequence ATGGGCTTCTTCGATCGGCTGGGTCGTCTTGTACGCGCCAATGCCAACGCTGCGGTCAGCAGCATGGAAGACCCGTCCAAAATCCTCGACCAGTCCGTTGCTGACATGCAGTCGGATCTGGTGAAGCTGCGGCAGGCAGTGGCTTTGGCCATCGCCAGCCAGAAGCGGCTTCGCAGTCAGGCTGAGCAGGCCTCATCCCAAGCCACAACCTGGTACGAGCGGGCTGAATTGGCCCTGAAGAAGGGGGAGGAGGACCTGGCTCGAGAAGCACTGACGCGCCGCAAAACCTTTCAGGAGACCGCCACGTCTCTCAATGCTCAGGTTCAGTCGCAGGATGGTCAGGTCGACACTCTGAAGAAGAGCCTTGTGGCCCTCGAAGGCAAGATCGCCGAGGCCAAGACCAAGAAGGACATGCTCAAGGCCCGCGCCCAGGCGGCGCAGGCTCAGCAACAGCTCCAGAGCGCCGTCGGCAACATCGGCACAAATTCCGCCATGGCAGCTTTCGAGCGCATGGAGGAAAAAGTCGAGGCGATGGAGGCCACCGGACAGGCCGCGGCTGAGTTGGCCGGTGCTGATCTGGAGAGCCAATTCGCAGCCCTGGAGGGAGGCTCTGATGTGGATGATGAGCTGGCAGCGCTGCGCAACCAGCTCAAGGGCGGCCCGGAGGCCGTTGCTCTGCCCGCGTCTGAGCAATCCCAGGCTGTGACGCCAGTGAAGGTGGAGGAAGTCGATGCAGATCTCGAGGATTTGAAGCGTTCCATCGACAAACTCTGA